One region of Streptomyces capillispiralis genomic DNA includes:
- the paaD gene encoding 1,2-phenylacetyl-CoA epoxidase subunit PaaD codes for MSGPAPATVRRSAGEVRERVAALPDPELPVISLGDLGVVGSVAPGVDGVLEVEIMPTYLGCPALGEITAAVRDVLRACGHPEGRVRQVLSPPWTTDRITPEGRRRLAAHGIAPPVSPAPTGPVPVELGAVPCPRCGSRATRPHAPFGPSRCQSVLWCAGCREPFPYLTAL; via the coding sequence GTGAGCGGGCCCGCGCCGGCCACGGTCCGCCGGTCTGCCGGGGAGGTGCGTGAGCGGGTGGCGGCTCTCCCGGATCCGGAACTGCCGGTGATCAGTCTGGGCGATCTTGGTGTGGTGGGCTCCGTCGCTCCGGGCGTGGACGGTGTGCTGGAGGTGGAGATCATGCCTACCTACCTGGGGTGTCCCGCCCTGGGTGAGATCACTGCCGCGGTGCGGGATGTCCTGAGGGCCTGTGGGCATCCCGAGGGCCGGGTCCGGCAGGTCCTGTCACCGCCGTGGACGACGGACCGTATCACTCCCGAGGGGCGCCGCAGACTTGCCGCGCACGGCATCGCCCCGCCCGTGTCCCCGGCCCCCACCGGCCCGGTTCCCGTCGAGCTGGGCGCGGTGCCCTGCCCGCGCTGCGGCTCTCGGGCGACCCGGCCGCACGCTCCGTTCGGGCCGTCCCGCTGCCAGTCGGTGCTGTGGTGTGCGGGGTGCCGTGAGCCCTTCCCTTACCTGACCGCGCTGTGA